ACAGCGCCTCGTAGGCCACGGCGAGGTCGGCGAAGTCGCCCGTGTTGCGCGTGGCCACCAGCGCGAACGGCTCCAGCGAGACCACGTCGACCTGCAGTAGCGACATCGGCATGGCCTCGTCCACTGGCGCCCGGCTGAGCCTCGCGAGTTCACCGGCCAGGCGTGCAGGCTGCGCGCGCAGTTCGCTCGGGCTGGCGCCGAAGGCCTGGCGAAACGCCCGCGCGAAAGCCTGCGGCGTTTCGTAGCCGACCGCCAGCGCGGCGTCGGTCACCGCCCGTGCCGGATCGGACAGCAACTGCAGGGCGCGCAGCAGGCGCAACCGCGCCACCGTGCGGCCGATCGTCTCGCCGGTCAGCGCGCGATACACGCGATGGAAATGGAACGGCGAAAGCTGCGCGGCCTGGCCCAGTTCCGCCAGGTCCGGCAGTTCGGCATCGTTCGCCACCGCCTGTTGCAGCAGGG
This window of the Rhodanobacter soli genome carries:
- a CDS encoding AraC family transcriptional regulator, which produces MKNRTRNDYLRRIDRVIALLQQAVANDAELPDLAELGQAAQLSPFHFHRVYRALTGETIGRTVARLRLLRALQLLSDPARAVTDAALAVGYETPQAFARAFRQAFGASPSELRAQPARLAGELARLSRAPVDEAMPMSLLQVDVVSLEPFALVATRNTGDFADLAVAYEALFGWAAQHGLIECIAGIYGVPQQDRRDTPPAECEFDCALAFSAEAIAGDGTVPLTLGGGLWARLRHVGPYAGLEPATDALLAEWLPHSGYALRDEPLFHHYLDDPEQTPEAVLRTDVYLPVSALP